The Bifidobacterium sp. WK012_4_13 genome contains the following window.
CCGAGGAGAACTTGCATCCGCGCAGGATGGCGCAGAATCCAAGCCACTGCAATGGCGCTTGCATTGACTTGGTACTTGGCCGCAAGTTCATCCAGCTTCGCATTAAGCTCAGGAAACTTGGGACTGCCAAGGAACACTCCCTCGAAGAATCCATATTGGAATGGACTCCATGCTTGAATCGTCATCCTATGAAGACGCGAATAGGAGATAAGCCCACCATCGTGGTCGATGCTCGCGGAATCGTCCATGTTGACATGCATTTCCTGCTGCACCATGGCAGTGTGACCAAGCCCGAACTGCAACTGGTTGACCTCGAGCTTCTCGTCCAACGCACTTTGCAGAAGATCGATCTGACCGGGGTTGACGTTGCTTACGCCAAAGTGGTGGACCTTGCCCTGATTGCGTAGGGTTTGGAACGCATCCGCCAGGTCATCGAGCTCAACCAAGGTATCTGGCCTGTGCAGCAGGGCAAAATCGACGTAGTCAACCTGAAGGTTGTCCAATTCCTTGTCAAGAGCGGCGAGCAGATGCTTCTTTGAAAAGTCATAGCCGACGATGTGTCCATGATCGTCTCTCGCAATGCCGAATTTAGTCTCCAAGACAATGCTCGTCCTCTGAACGCCAAGATCCTTGATTGACTGACCGAATCTGCGAGAACTCTCGCCGTCCGCGTACACATCCGCCGTGTCAAAGAAGTTGATGCCCCCATCCAAGGCTGCCTCGACGACAGCGTTGGCCTCAGCCTGCGACTTGTCTGCGATTCTCATTACACCGAGGGCGGTGCGAGAAGCATGAACGCCAGTCGTACCAATATCCAAAAACTTCATTGTCTCTCCCTGTCTTGGAATTACCGTTCGGTACAACAATATCGAGCATGTTTATGAAACATGAACACTTACGGAAAATATTCACTCAGCTAAACACGATAAGCGACGGAGGTGTGTGTGGGTATGGTTCGACCCCGGGGAGCTGTGCTCTACCCGGGGTCTCCCCGTCGTGTGAAGCGACGACGCGCTACTCTCCCACACCCTGACGAGTGCAGTACCATCGCCGTGCTAGGCCTTAGCTTCCAGGTTCGGAATGGAACTGGGCGTTTCCCCTAGGCTATGGTCGCCGCAAATCTTCGAATTATCACGCGCACTCTCATGCGCATGGCCTGTGGTCGCTTGGGAACCGGACAGTGGACGCTATACTTCATCGATCGCTGCAGTCAACAAGTGCTCCTTGCTGCTGGGATGCCTGCTAGAAGGACCTGCATATCCACCCACCACCAGGGATGAGTGAAGTATGATTGCCTTTCGACTGTTAGTACCGGTCAGCTCCAACCCTCGCGGGTCTTCCACATCCGGCCTATCAACCATGTAATCTTCATGGAGTCTTCAGAAACTCAAGGTTTCACGGAATTCTTATCTTGGAGAAGGCTTCCCGCTTAGATGCTTTCAGCGGTTATCCCTTCCGAACGTAGCTAACCAGCCGTGCCGCTGGCGCGACAACTGGCATACCAGAGGTTCGTCCACCCAGGTCCTCTCGTACTATGGGCAGGACTCCTCAAAATTCCAACGAGCGCAGAGGATAGAGACCAAACTGTCTCACGACGTTCTGAACCCAGCTCGCGTGCCGCTTTAATCGGCGAACAGCCGAACCCTTGGGACCTGCTACAGCCCCAGGATGCGACGAGCCGACATCGAGGTGCCAAACCATCCCGTCGATATGGACTCTTGGGAATGATCAGCCTGTTATCCCCGGGGTACCTTTTATCCGTTGAGCGATGCCGCGTCCGTACACCGGCACCGGATCACTATTTCCGACTTTCGTCCCTGCTCGACCTGTCAGTCTCACAGTCAAGCTCCCTTGTGCAATTACACTCAACACCCGATTGCCAACCGGGCTGAGGGAACCTTTGAGCGCCTCCGTTACTCTTTAGGAGGCAACCGCCCCAGTTAAACTACCCGCCAGGCACTGTCCCTGACGTGGATAACACGTCGAGGTTAGATATCAAATGAGAACAGAGCGGTATTTCACTTGGCGACTCCACTCAGGCTGGCGCCCAAGCTTCGAAGTCTCCCGCCTATGCTACACAGTTCGCACCTAATACCAATACCAAGGTATAGTAAAGGTCCCGGGGTCTTTTCGTCCTTCTGCGCTTAACGAGCATCTTTACTCGTACTGCAATTTCGCCGAGCTCCTGGTCGAGACAGTGGGGAAGTCGTTACGCCATTCGTGCAGGTCGGAACTTACCCGACAAGGAATTTCGCTACCTTAGGATGGTTATAGTTACCACCGCCGTTTACCGGGGCTTAAATTCACCGCTTCGCCGAAGCTGACGGATCCTCTTAACCTTCCGGCACCGGGCAGGCGTCAGTGCATATACAGCGACTTTCGTCTTCGCATGCACCTGTGTTTTTGGTAAACAGTCGCTACCCCCTGGTCTGTGCCACCCGCTACGGCTCGCCGCGTGAAGCGGTCCACCATGACGGGTCTCCCTTATACCGAAGGCACGGGAGTAATTTGCCGAGTTCCTTGACCAGGATTCTCTCGATCGCTTTGGTATTCTCTACCTGACCACCTGTGTTGGTTTAGGGTACGGGCGGCAATGGATCTAGCACCGAAGCTTTTCTTGACAGCCTGGATCACCGGATTCGAGCCTGAAGGCTCCCATCATCACACCTCGGGCTCACGCACGACGGATTTGCCTATCGTGCACCCTGCGTGCTTGACCACGGAATACCACCTCCGCAGCCGGCTACCATTCTGTGTCACTCCTGTGCTGTCCTACTGTAAGGAAAGGTCGAAACCACGACGCCATCCATGACCCGAAGGTCACCTCAGGCACCGCAGGATCTTAGTACTCCAAATCTCGGATTGGGCGATCCAAAGCCGGTAGGAGAATATCAACTCCTTCATCCATTCGACTACGCCTGTCGGCCTCGCCTTAGGACCCGACTAACCCAGGGACGATGAACGTGGCCCTGGAACCCTTAGTCATCCAGCGTGGGAGATTGTCACTCCCATTTCGCTACTCATGTCTGCATTCTCACTTCCGTACAGTCCACGGCCGAGTTCCCTCGCCGCTTCGCCCCGTACGGAACGCTCTCCTACCCATCAGCACTAGGCTGATGCCGCGTCTTCGGTGGTGTGCTTGAGCCCCGCTACATTGTCGGCGCGGAACCACTAGACCAGTGAGCTGTTACGCACTCTTTCAAGGGTGGCTGCTTCTAAGCCAACCTCCTGGCTGTCTATGCGACTCCACATCCTTTCCCACTTAGCACACGCTTTGGGACCTTAGACGACGATCTGGGCTGTTTCCCTTTTGACTACGAAGCTTATCCCCCGCAGACTCACTGCCGCAATACACTTCACAGGTATTCGGAGTTTGGTTGCTGTTGGTACCCTATACGGGCCCGCAAGCATCCAGTAGCTCTACCCCCTGGAAGCAATCAAACGACGCTGCACCTAAATGCATTTCGGAGAGAACCAGCTATCACGGAATTTGATTGGCCTTTCACCCCTAACCCTAAGTCATCGGCTCAGTTTTCAACCTAAGTCCGTCCGGTCCTCCACGCAGTCTTACCCACGCTTCAACCTGCTCAGGGCTAGATCATCCCGCTTCGGGTCCAGGACATGCGACTAAAACGCCTTTTAAGACTCGCTTTCGCTACGGATCCCCCACTCGGGTTAACCTCGCCACATATCACTGACTCGCAGACTCATTTTTCGATAGGCACGCCGTCACCCCGAAAGGCTCCGACGGTTTGTAAGCACATGGTTTCAGAAACTATTTCACTCCCCTCCCGGGGTACTTTTCACCTTTCCCTCACGGTACTCGTTCGCTATCGGTCAGATAGAAATATTTAGGCTTATCCAACGGTCTGGACAGATTCGCACGGAATTCCTCGAGTTCCGTACTACTTGGGAGAAACGATCGACAGACAGCGCGCCTTCGACTACGGGGCCATCACCCTCTACGGCCAGGTCTTCAATCCTGTTCGTCTATCACGCTGTTTTATCACTGACGCCAGCCCTGTCAGAGGCCGGACACGTCTTCCCACGACACCCAATGCGCAACGCCTGACAGCTATCACGCGCACTCGGTTTAGCCTGATCCGCTTTCGCTCGCCACTACTCACGGAATATCTTTTCCTGCAGGTACTGAGATGTTTCACTTCCCTGCGTACCCCCCGCACAAGGCGGTACCGCCCCATGACGGGCGGTGTGTTTCCACATTCAGAAATCCTCGGATCGAAGCCCTGTTGGCGGCTCCCCGAGGCTTATCGCAGCCTCATACGTCTTTCATCGGTTCTATCTGCCAAGGCATCCACCATATGCCCTTGTAAGCAACACATACGAACAACATATGCCCTACTACAAGCCTCTACTAGCAAATTCCCAGACAACAAATCATCACACTAAAATTGATCACAAACGATCGACACAAACTCCAAACGGAGTTCGGTCTGAAATATACAGCAAGCAATAAATGCTTGCTCGCGTCCACTATCCAGTTCTCAAGCCACCACCGCACTACCAGCATCAACCACCGAAAACGACGGCATCCACCGGAAGGCATCGAATCGCCGAGTGGCAATCCGGGAGCCCAAAAGCGTATCTGCACTGCAAAGCCAACCACTCGTTCCACGCCAGCATGCCCACGCGACCACCGCAATGATGGCCCGAAAGGCTCGTTCGCCACAAACCGTGGCATATTCTCCGTAGAAAGGAGGTGATCCAGCCGCACCTTCCGGTACGGCTACCTTGTTACGACTTAGTCCCAATCACGAGTCTCACCTTAGACGGCTCCCCCCAAAAGGTTAGGCCACCGGCTTCGGGTGCTACCCACTTTCATGACTTGACGGGCGGTGTGTACAAGGCCCGGGAACGCATTCACCGCGACGTTGCTGATTCGCGATTACTAGCGACTCCGCCTTCATGGAGCCGAGTTGCAGGCTCCAATCCGAACTGAGACCGGTTTTAAGAGATTGGCTCCATGTCGCCATGTCGCATCTCGTTGTACCGGCCATTGTAGCATGCGTGAAGCCCTAGACGTAAGGGGCATGATGATCTGACGTCATCCCCACCTTCCTCCGAGTTAACCCCGGCGGTCCCTTGTGAGTTCCCGCCATGACGCGCTGGCAACACAAGGCAAGGGTTGCGCTCGTTGCGGGACTTAACCCAACATCTCACGACACGAGCTGACGACGACCATGCACCACCTGTGAATCGGCCCCGAAGGGAAGCCCCATCTCTGGGACGGTCCGAAACATGTCAAGCCTAGGTAAGGTTCTTCGCGTTGCATCGAATTAATCCGCATGCTCCGCCGCTTGTGCGGGCCCCCGTCAATTTCTTTGAGTTTTAGCCTTGCGGCCGTACTCCCCAGGCGGGATGCTTAACGCGTTAGCTCCGACACGGAACCCGTGGAATGGGCCCCACATCCAGCATCCACCGTTTACGGCATGGACTACCAGGGTATCTAATCCTGTTCGCTCCCCATGCTTTCGCTCCTCAGCGTCAGTAACAGCCCAGAGACCTGCCTTCGCCATTGGTGTTCTTCCCGATATCTACACATTCCACCGTTACACCGGGAATTCCAGTCTCCCCTACTGCACTCTAGCCTGCCCGTACCCGGCGCAGATCCACCGTTAAGCGATGGACTTTCACACCAGGCGTGACAAACCGCCTACGAGCTCTTTACGCCCAATAATTCCGGATAATGCTTGCACCCTACGTATTACCGCGGCTGCTGGCACGTAGTTAGCCGGTGCTTATTCAAAAGGTACACTCACTCTCGCTTGCTCCCAATTAAAAGCGGTTTACAACCCGAAGGCCGTCATCCCGCACGCGGCGTCGCTGCATCAGGGTTTCCCCCATTGTGCAATATTCCCCACTGCTGCCTCCCGTAGGAGTCTGGGCCGTATCTCAGTCCCAATGTGGCCGGTCGCCCTCTCAGGCCGGCTACCCGTCAAAGCCTTGGTGAGCCATTACCTCACCAACAAGCTGATAGGACGCGACACCATCTCATACCGCTAACACTTTCCCGACCATCCATGCGGAAGGTCGGAACATCCGGCATTACCACCCGTTTCCAGGAGCTATTCCAGAGTATGAGGCAGGTTAGTCACGCATTACTCACCCGTTCGCCACTCTCACCGAGACGCAAGCGCCTCGGATCCCGTTCGACTTGCATGTGTTAAGCACGCCGCCAGCATTCATCCTGAGCCAGAATCAAACCCTCCACAAAAAAACATGAAGAATCGAAAACGACTCCTAAAATAATTCATATTGACGGATTCGTCTAAAAGACGAACCACACAAAAAAATGACGATCATTAAGTCCTCCCGGACACCCAGGCACAAACCCAGGCTCACGCCAAACTGGCAATTAATTGACTATAAAAAGTAGTACAAATACACTCTTGAGTTCTCAAACCACCACCACACCAACAAGCTTTGTTCTCTCACTTGGAGAAATCCGCCGTGTTGAGCAGCGAAGTACAAGCCTACACTCTTTTGGGCTGTTTCGCATCTTTGCGGGTGTGATTAAACCGAGAGACGTTGAAAATAAACGCTTCTCTCGGTGTGTCGGATTTATGTGAAACACCAGCCGCGCATCAGAGCGCTCCGATTCACATTGCTTTCAGACAGTCATATTTTTCCCTCACCTGCGTGTCGTCCTTCCTATTATGACCTAGATGTCATTTCCATGTGATTTCGATGAATCGAACTCTCCGTCACAGGCGCATCTGCCAAGACAATGTCTCGATAAAATGCGCTTCTTTCGTGGTAAGACTTGAGTATGGCTAAAAAGATCGCAGTACTGACAGGCGCCGGAATTTCAACTTCAGCGGGCATTCCGGATTTCCGCGGACCCGAAGGCGTCTGGACGAAACATCCCGAGCAGATGAATGTATATGACCTCGACTCATTCCTTTCCGACAAGAAGGCACGTGAATACTCATGGCGGTGGCAAAAGGAGTCGCCGGTATGGGGCGCGCAACCCGGAGTCGCTCACAAGGCCCTGGCAAAGCTTGAGCATGCGGGGCTGCTGACTCTGCTGGCGACGCAGAACTTTGATGCACTTCATGAGAAGGCAGGCAACAGCGATGACGTCATCGTCAACCTCCACGGGACCATCGGCACCTCGCACTGCATGAAATGCGGCGCCGAATATGACACCGCCGAGATCATGGACAATCTTGACGCCGAGCCCGATCCATGCTGCCATCGCAAGCTCCCATTCAGTGGAAACATGCCTTGCAACGGAATCATCAAGACCGACGTGGTGTACTTTGGACAGGCCTTGCCGGACGGCTCCATGGAGAAGAGCATGCGTCTGGCATCTTCGGCCGATGAATTCTGGGTGATCGGTTCAACGCTTGAGGTGTATCCGGCAGCGTCGTTGGTTCCGGTTGCGGCACAGGCGGGGGTGCCTGTGACCATCATGAACATGGGACGCACTCAATATGATTCAATTGCGACCCGGCTGATACATGACCCGATTCAGGACGCACTGCCGAAACTGGTCGATGAAACGATTGCAGCGAACGACTGATGGCACGCAGAGGGACTGATCCTTGTTCTCTCTGCTCCTAAGACAAGAAGGAACGGGCTGCGCGATGTATCCACGGCTGTCGCTCAACGATTTCGCAAATTCCCATACGGACATTGTGACTTCGCCGAATTCTCCTGGCAGAGCAGCGGGATGCCATCACGATCAGATCACATTTCGGGTTTGCCTGCACGCCAATACCCCATGAAGGCAACAGCTGAGCGGTCAACGCCGTATTGCTGCACAATCATGCGCCGAAGGGTGCGAATTACCGAAGCCTCACCAGCCATCCATGCATAGAACGGGCGTCCAATCGCCGATTCGGGAGTCTCCCATAGCAATTCCCTGTCTACATCGACGTCTTCCAGGGCGATGGACTGTCTCGAAGACGGATTCGAAGACGCATCGCCGTGGCTCAGCATCGCAAGGTTCGTGGCAGCATAGGTACGCATGCGAGATATCAGACTGGCTCCTCGTTCAATGTCCGGTTCACCAGGGCGATGTGAATCCGAACGGGCGACCCAATCAATGGTGAAGCCAAGCTCTGCCGCGTCGACGAAGCCCGCTGTCTGATTCAATGCCTCCATATCCCGAGAATCGGGAACCTCAAGCAATGCGACTCCATGCCCGCGCCATGCAGCGTTCTTCAATGACGCGAGGATCCCGCCGATTCCAGGAACGGCAGTCTCATCGCCGACCAGCAGCAGGTTCTTTGCATCCCCGGGGTGAAAATCAATGCCTTCCGCGGAGTGAATGGAGTGCTCGTCCGGCCCTATGACGAAGATTTCATCACCCGGCTGCGCCTTCCACACGAAAGCTCCGGCCGGACCGGGGTTGTCGTGGAGAATGCAATCGACGGTTAGCTGGCGTGACACGGGGTCGATCGCCCGAATCGTATAGGTGCGCATCGGATTGCGGTCTTCTGGAGGCAGCGCGGACCAGCGTTCCCACCATGAACCCTTGTGTATCGACTGAGGCGAGCACATGTCAGGATCGCCCCAACGGCCGCCCTCAAGTGGCAGCAGCAGCTTGATTCTTTGGTCGAAGCCATCGGTGCCGAAATCGACAAGATCGTCACCTTCGAATACGAGTCTCACGAAGCTTGGAGAGAGAGGGATGCGTTTTACGACATGAACGCGATATGGCCTCGCTCCTGGGCGATCATCCTTGATGTGTCGATCATTGGAAAGATTGCTGGGCCTCATAGCTTCTCCTCTTCGAACATTGCACGCTTTGGCGCGAGCGCATGGCGCGAATCTGCGATTATCATTGGCGTTGAGCTTTCTGGATCCTGGATAATGCGAACATCCATTCCGAAGACGCGGCTGATGACCTCTGGGGTGACGACCTCTTCCGCCGTGCCGATTGTGTCGCATTCACCGTCTTTCATGGCCAGAATCCAATCGGCGTACCTTGCGGCCAGATTGATGTCATGAATCACCATGATTATGGTGATTCCATCGATTGCATTCAAATCCGCAAGCAGATCAAGGACTTCAAGCTGATAGGCGACATCGAGATAAGTGGTCGGCTCATCAAGAAGAAGAATGTCAGTATCCTGCGCAAGCGTAAGGGCAATCCAGGCGCGCTGACGTTGGCCTCCGGAAAGCTGGTCCACGCTGCGATCGGCCAGTTCGGCCATGTGCGTGACTGCCAAGGCATGGTCAACGGCATCCTGATCCTGGCGTGACCATGCTGAGCCGAACTTGTGGTATGGGTATCTTCCCCGCGAGACAAGGTCAGACACGGTGATGCCATCGGGAGCGATCGGCGATTGAGGAAGGATGCCAAGCTGCGTCGCGACGCGTTTGGTCGGCAGCTTCGCAATGTCATGCCCGTTAAGTATCACCGTGCCGCCCTGCGGCTTCACCAGTCGCGCCAAGGCTCGAAGAAAGGTCGACTTGCCACAGCCATTTGCGCCGATTATCGCACCTATCTGGCCGCCGTGAACATCGAGGTCCACGCCTTTGACAGCGAGATGCCTGCCATAGGCAACGCTGACCTTCTCTGCTGAAAGGCTGGCAGAGCGGGCACTCGTGGTACCCGCTGCCTGCGTCACGGTCCGTCTCGCAGCCTGTCCTGCGTTTCGAATGACGGGACCGAGGGAATGTTCAGCAGAAGCCATGACATCGGATTCCTGCGGTTTCATAGTTGTGACTCCTTCCTCATGGAAAAGTACATGAGAATGACGAGGACCGGACCACCGACCACACTGGTAACGACTCCGACAGGGAACTGTGTCCCCGTTGCATGCTGGGCGATGATGTCAGATCCAAGGACAAGGCATGAACCGACCAGACCTGAGGTGACGATTGCCGAAGAACCTGAGCGAATCAGTCTCACGGCGATAGGCCCTGCGAGGAACGAGACGAAGGCGATGGGACCGACTGCGCTCGTCGCAATCGAAAGCATCAGGACGGCAACAACGACAATGGCCGCACGTGCCAGACCGACCCTTATACCGAGCCCCGCTGCGATGCCGTCTCCCAGTCGGAGCATATCGAGTTGGCGACTCAACGGCATCACCAAGGCACAGCCAATCGTGAGGGCAATGATCGTGATGATGGCATATGTCCAATCAGCATCCGCAAGACTGCCGGTGAGCCACCGGGAGGCGGATTGAATATCCCATTGATCGGCGCGTACGAGCATCCAGGAGCTGATGGCATTAAGCATGGCGCCGACGGCGATGCCTATCAATACGAGCCGCTGAGGGGCGAATCCATGATGAAATGTGAGCAATGCGACCACTATCGCAGTGGCGAGCCCACCAAGAATGGCGAATGCGCTGAGTTGCAGGCCGGAGATGCCAAGGACAACGATGCCAAAGACGGCAGCCGTGTTCGCTCCCTCGGTGATGCCGATGATATCCGGGCTTGCAAGCGGATTGTGCAACAACCGTTGAAAGCTTGCGCCGGCCATGCCAAAGAGCGCCCCGCAGGCGAATGCGGTCAGCGCCCGGGGAAGTCTGAGCTCTCCGATGACGAAGGTGATGCCGGACGGAGCGTGGCCTGCCATGACATTCACGACATCGGAGAAGGAATACGTCGAGTCGCCGAAAACAATGTCGGAATAGAGCAAGGCGAAGGCCAGAATAAGCAAGGCCGACATGACTGACACCGCTCTCTGCGAAGATCTTCGAGTGCCAAGCGTCTGTCCACCATAGGTGCCGTTCATGATTCCCCTTCCTCAAACCTGACGAAGCATTCGACCGCGGGCAAGGATGATGAAGAATGGCGCACCGATGATTGCGGTTACTATGCCGACCTCGATGTCCGACGGACGAGTGAGGATGCGTCCGACGATGTCTGAAGCCAACAGCAGCATCGGTCCGAGAATCACGGAGATGGCAAGTATGTGACGGTAATCCGAACCTACGATCAGCCGTGCGGCATGAGGAACCACCAGACCCACAAAACCAATCGGACCAGTGAGGGACGTTGTGCCAGCTGAGAGCAGAACAGCGGCTATCCAAGCAATTCCACGAGTCAGCTTCACCCGGCTCCCCAATCCTTCTGCAAGCTCGTCGCCCATGGCAAGAGCATTGATTCCGGGAATCGTGACAAGAGCGAGGACAAGACCTCCGACTATCAAAGGCAGCACAGGAGTCATCAATGCGAAACGCGCGCCTGACAGACCGCCGACCTGCCAGAAACGATAGGTCGAGATCACCTGAATGCGTGGAAGCAATACGGCCGATGTCAGCGAGGACAGCATTGCAGTGATGACGGCTCCGGCCAGGGTCAGCTTGAGGACGGTTGCCCCGCTTGGTCCCATTGAACCGAGAAGCCACACTGCGAGCGCAGCGATGGACGACCCGATCAAGGCCACCCAAACGTATTGCTGAGGCGCATCTAGGCCGAAGAAGGCCATGGAAAGGACAATCGCGAAGGCTGCTCCGCTATTCAAGCCCAGGATCGACGGATCGGCGAGGGGGTTCCTCGTCATTCCCTGCATGAGGGTTCCTGCGACTGCAAGCGATATTCCCGCGAGAATGCCAAGCACCGTTCGCGGCACCCGGAGTCTTACTGCCGCTGCCGAAACGCTTGAATCGGATGGGTCTGAAAACGCATGAAACACCTCGTCGAAAGGCACGGTTCGCGAGCCAATTGCCACGGAAACCAAGCAAAGTGCCACGAGCGCGGCACATCCCAGACAGAGGAATAACGTCAGCCGACCATTCCTTGATTTCGACACAGTGTTCATTCCTCATTCACTTTTCGTTCGAGGGCCTTCGAATTTCTCTGGCGACACATCTTCCATGGCCTAGATGTCTGAGCAGGAATCCATGGTTGAGGCGTGGTGCGCCAGATCGAATCGAAGTGCAATTGTTCAGATGTTATCCGCTGCCTTGGAAAGGAGACCGACGTATTGGCCTACGGTGGCTGGAATCGAAAGCGATGACGGCGCTATCGCCGATTCCAGTGCGGACGAACTGTCGATGACGACCACCGAGCCACGCTTGATGGCCGGGATCTTCCCGATGAGCGGATCTGCCTGCAAGGTCTTGAGGGTCGAACTGTCGCCATAGGTGACGATGATGTCCACATCATCGAGCTGATCGACGTTTTCGCTGGAAATATCCTTGTAGAATGAATCGGTGCTGGCAGAGATTTTCTTCACTGAGGCCGGTGTCTTCAAGCCGAGGTCGTTGAGGAATTCAGGGCGGGTATCAAGCGTCGTATAGACGCTGACCGTCGAGAGCTTCGTGGTGTCGAAATACATGACTGCGGCGGTCTTGCCCTTGATGTTCGGCTTGGCGTCAACGGCCTTCTTGATGGCAGCCTCATCATCTGCGAGGACTTGCTTGCCCTTTGCCTGCATGTTCAAGGCCTTTGCTGCGATGGTGACGACGTCCCGCCATGGTGTCGCCCAGGCCTCCTTCGGATACGCAAGCGTTGGAGCGATCTTGCTCATGGTCTGATATTGCTGCTTGGTGATGCCGGACTGAGTGGCGATTATCAGATCCGGATTGCTCGAAGCGATCGCCTCGGTGTCGATGCTGTCGGACTCGTCATGCAGCTGCGGTGCCTTGCTGCCCGTACCGCCGAGTGCCTTGACCTTTGCAGCGGTCCAGCTGTACATACCGTTCTGTGCATCGCCATCTGACATCTTCGGCATATCCACGGGAAGCACTCCAAGCGAAAGAACGGCATCATAGGTTGTCCATCCAACAGTTGAGATGCGCGTGGGCTTACTTTTCAAGGTGACCGATCCATATGCGTTCTTGATGGTGACCGGATAGCCGCTGGTTGATCCTGATTCGTCTGAAGCCGAAGACGAGCTGCCTGACCCGCATGCGGCCGTCAGTCCTAGGCTGAGAGCCATGATTCCCGCCAAGGTCAATCTCACCGCCTTTCTGGCATGAACCGCCTTTCGCGATTTGACGGTGGAATTAAAGCGGCTCAAGTCTGAAGCCTTGGATGGATTACGCATGCGATCCGCTAGGTCTGCCAACGACATCAACAGCTCCCTCTCTCTATGTTCGTCTTCTCAGTGCGCTCGAGGTCCGCAAGATTCGCGAGATTCGCGCTTGCACATTCTGTGGGATGAATTCCAGATTCCTTCTGCACCTGAAATGTAGCAAATATGTTTTGTATGCAACAGACTTGATTTTTTGGGCTAAGCGGGGTAAGAAGTCCCGATTGATTCATGTGCGGCAATCCGTCATTCATTCTCTGGCAAATGCACCGGTCTTCACTGAAAGGGCCCGTGGATGTCGAGCGTGACAATTCTGGCCGAAATTCTGAGCTCTGCGTCTCATGCCTTGAAACCGTTCGAGTGTCATGCCGCACGCATGGTTCATAATGTGAGACATGCAATCTGATGAAATTGAGGCGTTTCTTTCGCGAAACCATGTTGAAGATTTAAACCAAGCCGCTCAAAGGCTTTCTGGAACGGTTCGCCATACGGATATCATTCCTTCGCAGATCTTGAGCGAAATGACCGGCTTCTCGATCAAATTGAAGCCCGAGAACCTGCAGCGCACCGGATCATTCAAGATTCGTGGGGCCTACAACAAGATCGCATCCTTGCCGCAGGATCAGCTCGACAAGGGCATAATCACCGCCTCTGCCGGCAACCACGCCCAAGGTGTCGCATACGCCGCACGCGAACGCGGCGCGAAGGCGACGATAGTGATGCCACAGATCACACCGCCTCTGAAGGTCGATGCGACTCGTGCATATGGAGCGGATGTGGTGTTGGAAGGCAATGTCTTTGACGAAAGCTTCGCATACGCCGTTCGACAGTCAGATGAAAACGACATCACCTTCGTTCATCCCTTCGATGACTACGACGTGATATGCGGGCAGGGCACCATCGCATTGGAGATACTTCAC
Protein-coding sequences here:
- a CDS encoding iron-siderophore ABC transporter substrate-binding protein, giving the protein MSLADLADRMRNPSKASDLSRFNSTVKSRKAVHARKAVRLTLAGIMALSLGLTAACGSGSSSSASDESGSTSGYPVTIKNAYGSVTLKSKPTRISTVGWTTYDAVLSLGVLPVDMPKMSDGDAQNGMYSWTAAKVKALGGTGSKAPQLHDESDSIDTEAIASSNPDLIIATQSGITKQQYQTMSKIAPTLAYPKEAWATPWRDVVTIAAKALNMQAKGKQVLADDEAAIKKAVDAKPNIKGKTAAVMYFDTTKLSTVSVYTTLDTRPEFLNDLGLKTPASVKKISASTDSFYKDISSENVDQLDDVDIIVTYGDSSTLKTLQADPLIGKIPAIKRGSVVVIDSSSALESAIAPSSLSIPATVGQYVGLLSKAADNI